The Streptomyces sp. NBC_00597 DNA segment CTCGGCGGTGATCTCCCCGGTCGGGCCGAGGTCGATCAGCCACATGGTCTTGCGGTGGTCGGCCTCGGAGAAGGAGTAGGCGAGCGGGGAACCGGAGTAGCGGACCCGTTCGTTGATCGTCTGACAGCCGTGGAGGTGGCCGAGGGCGGCGTAGTCCACCCCGTCGAAGACGGCGGCGGGAACGGCCTCGACCCCGCCGACGGCGATGTCGCGCTCGCTGTCGCTGGCCTGCCCGCCGGTGACGAAGGCGTGGGCGAGGACGACGGAGCGGGTGCCGGGGGCGCGGGCGGCGAGATCGGCCCGGACGAGGTCCATGGCCGCGCCGAGGACGGCCTCGTGGCTGACCCTGCCCGCGCCGAACCGGTCCTTCACCAGGGCGGGCTCCAGGTACGGCAGTCCGTACAGCGCCACGTCCCCGTGCGCGTCGGCCAGCACCACGGGCTCGGCGCAGCCGTCGGGGTCGGTCCGCAGGTGGATCCCGGCCCGGCCGATGAGCCCGGCGCCGACGCCGAGCCGGCGGGCGGAGTCGTGGTTCCCGGAGATCATCACGGTGGGCACGCCCAGGTCGGCGAGCCGGTGCAGGGCCCGGTCGTACAGCTCGACCGCGGGCAGCGGGGGTACGGCCCGGTCGTAGACGTCGCCGGCGACGAGGACGGCGTCGACCTCGTGCTCGCGGACGGTCTCGACCAGGTGGTCGATGAAGGCGGCCTGGGCGCCGAGCAGGTTCACGCGGTGGAAGGACCGGCCGAGGTGCCAGTCGGAGGTGTGCAGGAGCCTCACTCGCCGGCCCCGCCGGACGTCGCGCCGCACATGTTCTTCCGTCCCCCTGGTCGTCGTGGTCGTCCTCGCCGCCTCCCGCTCGCCGAGCCCCTCTACGCTAACGCGTCGTCGGGGCCCCCGGGCCCGTCCCTCAGGACGCGTACGTCTCTCCGCCGAGGGTGAGGGTGGCGCTGCCGGCCGTGCTGTCGGCGAGCCAGGCCTCGAAGGCCGGCAGGTCCGCCTCCGGCAGGGCGACCTCGATCTCGACCGCGGCCCCGTAGCGCAGGTCCACCACGGTCCGGCCGGTGGAGCGCAGGTCGTTCTGGGTCTTGCCGGCCCGCTGGTGGTCAACGGTGACGGTGGCCAGCCGGTAGCGGCGGCGGGTGAGGGTGCCGAGTGCGTCGAGCGCCTCTCCGACGACGCCGCCGTAGGCCCGGATCAGGCCGCCGGCGCCGAGTTTCACGCCGCCGTAGTAGCGGGTGACCACGGCCACGGCGTAGCGGATGTCGCGGCGCATCAGCATCTGGAGCATGGGCACCCCGGCGGTGCCGCCGGGTTCGCCGTCGTCGCTGGCCTTCTGAACCGAGGCGTCGGCCCCGATGACGTACGCGAAGCAGTTGTGCGTGGCGGTGGGGTGCCCCTTGCGGACGCGCGCGATGAACTCCTGCGCTTCCTGCTCGGTCGCCGCGGGGGCGAGCGAGCACAGGAAGCGCGAGCGGTTTATCTCCGCCTCGTGCACGCCCTCGCGGGCCACCGTCACGTACTGGTCTGCCTTCACCGCTCCACCCTACGGGGAATCGGACATGTGTCCTTTCGGTTGATCCCGGATGCGGCCCGGCGCACCGGGCCGCATCGGCAAGGCAACAGGAGGCGGCACCCGTGCACGGCGACCCGGCAACCATCCGCAAGATCCTCACCGAGCTCGGCGACACCTGGGCCGTGGTGGGGCTGTCCAACAACCGGGACCGGGCGGCCTACGGGGTGGCCCGTACGCTCCAGCGGTTCGGCAAGCGCGTCGTTCCCGTGCACCCGAAGGCGGAGACGGTCCACGGCGAGCAGGGGTACGCCTCGCTCGCGGAGATCCCGTTCGAGGTGGACGTGGTGGACGTGTTCGTGAACAGCTCCCTCGCCGGTGCGGTCGCCGACGAGGCGGTGGCCGCGGGCGCGCAGGCCGTCTGGTTCCAGCTGGACGTGATCGACGAGGACGCCTACGCACGCACCCGCGAGGCCGGTCTGGACATGGTGATGGACCGCTGCCCCGCTATCGAGATCCCGGCGCTGTAGCCGGACCCTGCACGCGGTCGACGGGCGGGATGGAGACGGCCATGGTCATCTCCATCGGGTCGGG contains these protein-coding regions:
- a CDS encoding exonuclease SbcCD subunit D, with amino-acid sequence MRLLHTSDWHLGRSFHRVNLLGAQAAFIDHLVETVREHEVDAVLVAGDVYDRAVPPLPAVELYDRALHRLADLGVPTVMISGNHDSARRLGVGAGLIGRAGIHLRTDPDGCAEPVVLADAHGDVALYGLPYLEPALVKDRFGAGRVSHEAVLGAAMDLVRADLAARAPGTRSVVLAHAFVTGGQASDSERDIAVGGVEAVPAAVFDGVDYAALGHLHGCQTINERVRYSGSPLAYSFSEADHRKTMWLIDLGPTGEITAERVDTPVPRPLARIRGRLDTLLEESAYAVYEGSWIEATLTDPVRPEDPMARLAARFPHTLSLAFDPEGREEAGGASYAQRLKGRSDQEIAEDFVAHVRGGGVADEAERAVLQGAFEDARADDTRQETRR
- a CDS encoding CoA-binding protein; translation: MHGDPATIRKILTELGDTWAVVGLSNNRDRAAYGVARTLQRFGKRVVPVHPKAETVHGEQGYASLAEIPFEVDVVDVFVNSSLAGAVADEAVAAGAQAVWFQLDVIDEDAYARTREAGLDMVMDRCPAIEIPAL
- a CDS encoding YigZ family protein, with amino-acid sequence MKADQYVTVAREGVHEAEINRSRFLCSLAPAATEQEAQEFIARVRKGHPTATHNCFAYVIGADASVQKASDDGEPGGTAGVPMLQMLMRRDIRYAVAVVTRYYGGVKLGAGGLIRAYGGVVGEALDALGTLTRRRYRLATVTVDHQRAGKTQNDLRSTGRTVVDLRYGAAVEIEVALPEADLPAFEAWLADSTAGSATLTLGGETYAS